Proteins from a genomic interval of Gossypium hirsutum isolate 1008001.06 chromosome A09, Gossypium_hirsutum_v2.1, whole genome shotgun sequence:
- the LOC107888890 gene encoding rRNA-processing protein EFG1 isoform X2 has product MAHGGYGKRRVGEGKRVGRRSKGPGLDKKLKPKAVSLKNQIRSIERMLRKDLPPEVREAQETKLEGLKKQEEIHTRLAVERKLFLRDRKIKFFERRKIERRIRRLEKQQRISPGQAQDMEIAEQLSKLKEDLEYVRFFPKTEKYVSLFTGGDGSDLIDKRNRLRKQIKANLVAAAASGKDLEETGSEDDGLLDLSDDDFFLTGSSSEEADADDEWTESTRERASGIAASGMSSDERNQKQVSARDLMPPPRPSSNSFSNFVRAKSRFGSSSSRNSSIRRTEMSTSSHTSKSSSSSFKAGESSNSKTGNNSNLSSNSDARKPRRKRRPKKRKQQA; this is encoded by the exons atggcacATGGTGGCTACGGTAAGCGGCGCGTGGGGGAGGGCAAGCGCGTAGGGAGGCGATCAAAAGGACCTGGCCTAGACAAGAAACTAAAGCCTAAAGCCGTTTCTCTTAAGAACCAGATACGCTCCATTGAACGCATGCTACGAAAG GATCTTCCTCCTGAAGTTAGAGAAGCTCAAGAGACGAAATTAGAAGGGCTTAAGAAACAAGAAGAAATACATACTCGACTTGCTGTGGAACGAAAGCTATTCTTGCGTGATCGGAAGATTAAGTTTTTTG aaagaagaaagattgaaagGCGAATAAGGCGGTTGGAGAAGCAGCAACGGATTTCGCCAGGTCAGGCACAAGACATGGAGATTGCTGAACAGCTGTCTAAATTAAAAGAGGATCTTGAATATGTTAGG TTTTTCCCCAAGACTGAGAAATATGTATCCTTATTTACGGGAGGTGATGGTTCGGACCTAATTGATAAGAGAAATAGATTGCGGAAGCAGATAAAAGCCAACTTAGTTGCTGCTGCTGCAAGCGGAAAAGATTTGGAAG AGACAGGGAGTGAGGATGATGGGCTGTTGGATTTGAGTGATGATGATTTCTTTTTGACTGGAAGCTCGAGTGAGGAAGCTGATGCAGATGATGAATGGACAGAAAGTACAAG GGAGCGTGCTTCTGGCATAGCGGCGTCCGGCATGTCTAGCGATGAAAGGAATCAG AAACAGGTATCTGCGAGAGATTTAATGCCGCCTCCGAGGCCATCAAGTAATTCTTTTTCAAACTTTGTACGTGCAAAATCAAGGTTTGGATCTTCATCTAGCCGAAATTCATCAATACGAAGAACTGAAATGTCCACATCTAGCCACACTTCAAAAAGCAGTAGTTCTTCCTTTAAGGCGGGGGAATCCTCAAATTCAAAGACTGGAAACAATAGTAACTTAAGTTCCAATTCTGATGCTCGCAAACCACGCAGAAAGAGGAGACCAAAAAAGAGAAAACAACAG GCATGA
- the LOC107888890 gene encoding rRNA-processing protein EFG1 isoform X1, with translation MAHGGYGKRRVGEGKRVGRRSKGPGLDKKLKPKAVSLKNQIRSIERMLRKDLPPEVREAQETKLEGLKKQEEIHTRLAVERKLFLRDRKIKFFERRKIERRIRRLEKQQRISPGQAQDMEIAEQLSKLKEDLEYVRFFPKTEKYVSLFTGGDGSDLIDKRNRLRKQIKANLVAAAASGKDLEETGSEDDGLLDLSDDDFFLTGSSSEEADADDEWTESTRERASGIAASGMSSDERNQKQVSARDLMPPPRPSSNSFSNFVRAKSRFGSSSSRNSSIRRTEMSTSSHTSKSSSSSFKAGESSNSKTGNNSNLSSNSDARKPRRKRRPKKRKQQVCLLFVTCVGFSFSLP, from the exons atggcacATGGTGGCTACGGTAAGCGGCGCGTGGGGGAGGGCAAGCGCGTAGGGAGGCGATCAAAAGGACCTGGCCTAGACAAGAAACTAAAGCCTAAAGCCGTTTCTCTTAAGAACCAGATACGCTCCATTGAACGCATGCTACGAAAG GATCTTCCTCCTGAAGTTAGAGAAGCTCAAGAGACGAAATTAGAAGGGCTTAAGAAACAAGAAGAAATACATACTCGACTTGCTGTGGAACGAAAGCTATTCTTGCGTGATCGGAAGATTAAGTTTTTTG aaagaagaaagattgaaagGCGAATAAGGCGGTTGGAGAAGCAGCAACGGATTTCGCCAGGTCAGGCACAAGACATGGAGATTGCTGAACAGCTGTCTAAATTAAAAGAGGATCTTGAATATGTTAGG TTTTTCCCCAAGACTGAGAAATATGTATCCTTATTTACGGGAGGTGATGGTTCGGACCTAATTGATAAGAGAAATAGATTGCGGAAGCAGATAAAAGCCAACTTAGTTGCTGCTGCTGCAAGCGGAAAAGATTTGGAAG AGACAGGGAGTGAGGATGATGGGCTGTTGGATTTGAGTGATGATGATTTCTTTTTGACTGGAAGCTCGAGTGAGGAAGCTGATGCAGATGATGAATGGACAGAAAGTACAAG GGAGCGTGCTTCTGGCATAGCGGCGTCCGGCATGTCTAGCGATGAAAGGAATCAG AAACAGGTATCTGCGAGAGATTTAATGCCGCCTCCGAGGCCATCAAGTAATTCTTTTTCAAACTTTGTACGTGCAAAATCAAGGTTTGGATCTTCATCTAGCCGAAATTCATCAATACGAAGAACTGAAATGTCCACATCTAGCCACACTTCAAAAAGCAGTAGTTCTTCCTTTAAGGCGGGGGAATCCTCAAATTCAAAGACTGGAAACAATAGTAACTTAAGTTCCAATTCTGATGCTCGCAAACCACGCAGAAAGAGGAGACCAAAAAAGAGAAAACAACAGGTTTGTTTATTGTTTGTGACTTGCgttggtttttctttttccttgccATGA
- the LOC107888889 gene encoding pentatricopeptide repeat-containing protein At4g02750, which yields MNPSLSRLLNKAQSLKALKFVHARLLVHGSFALSHLVLNKLLRLYARFGSIQYAHKLFDQIPQPNAFLWTALIHGYVENRNYLEALSLFSKMREDSVLPLKFTLASVLKSLARLVRVKDGEAVYGLGLKCGFCFDLIMQNAVIDLFMRCGEVDLATRVFDEMEEKDLVSWNSMISGYGNNGRVNLARKLFDEMLERNVISWTSMIQGYFKAGEREEAKLLFDRMTTKDLASWNVMVSGYMDVGDVHSAQSVFEAMPVRDAGTWNLMISGFCKAGKMEVAKEFFDKMPSKNFASWTIMVDGYVKAGDVSNGRWLFDQMPEKNLISWSTMIGGYARNAQPCNALELYKQYKNQGIEPDETFVLGIISACSQLGILDAAESIINDFSGPPLFSSLRIVTSLIDMYAKCGNIAKASQVFKMAYHKDLLCCSVMITAFANHGMAQDAISLLEEMQRTNIKPDGVAFLGVLTACNHGGLVIEGRKYFKQMQEEHGIQPSEKHYACMIDLLGRAGCLEEAYNLIRNMPISPSAVVWGALLAGCRVHCNVKLAEIAADELFKIEPNNSGNYILLSNIYADSKRWDGVSRIREIIRKKEVRKNRASSWIELGSVVHEFVTADALHFDSERIYFTLCLISEEMKLLGSVRDLEKEGLIV from the coding sequence ATGAATCCCTCTCTGTCACGCCTCCTCAACAAAGCTCAATCTCTCAAAGCCTTAAAATTTGTTCACGCCCGTCTCTTGGTCCATGGCTCTTTTGCCTTATCCCACCTTGTTCTAAACAAGCTCCTCAGGCTCTATGCCCGATTTGGTTCTATCCAATATGCTCACAAGTTGTTCGATCAAATTCCTCAACCAAATGCGTTTCTTTGGACTGCTTTGATTCATGGGTATGTTGAGAATCGGAACTACCTGGAAGCTTTGTCTTTGTTTTCAAAGATGCGGGAAGACTCTGTTTTGCCTTTGAAGTTTACCTTGGCATCGGTTCTCAAGAGTTTAGCCAGGTTGGTGAGGGTTAAAGATGGGGAAGCGGTTTATGGGTTGGGGTTAAAATGTGGGTTCTGTTTCGATTTGATAATGCAAAATGCGGTGATTGATTTGTTCATGAGATGTGGGGAAGTTGATTTGGCAACAAGGGTATTCGATGAAATGGAGGAaaaagatttggtttcttggaatTCGATGATTTCGGGGTATGGAAATAATGGTAGAGTGAATCTTGCCCGGAAGTTATTCGACGAAATGCTTGAAAGAAATGTGATTTCTTGGACGAGCATGATTCAAGGATATTTCAAAGCTGGGGAGAGAGAAGAGGCTAAATTGCTTTTTGATAGAATGACTACCAAAGATTTAGCTTCATGGAATGTCATGGTTTCTGGATATATGGATGTTGGTGATGTTCATTCTGCCCAGTCTGTTTTTGAAGCAATGCCGGTTCGAGATGCCGGGACTTGGAATTTGATGATTTCCGGGTTTTGTAAAGCGGGGAAGATGGAAGTTGCGAAAGAATTTTTCGACAAAATGCCCAGTAAAAACTTTGCATCATGGACCATTATGGTAGACGGATATGTCAAGGCAGGAGATGTTAGTAATGGTAGATGGTTGTTTGATCAAATGCCTGAGAAGAATCTGATCTCGTGGTCCACCATGATAGGAGGATATGCTCGGAACGCGCAACCTTGCAATGCTTTGGAATTGTATAAACAATACAAAAACCAAGGTATTGAACCAGATGAAACATTTGTGCTCGGAATCATTTCAGCTTGCTCGCAGTTAGGAATTCTAGATGCAGCTGAATCGATTATTAATGACTTCTCTGGACCACCACTTTTTTCGAGTTTACGAATTGTCACTAGTTTAATCGACATGTATGCAAAATGCGGAAATATTGCCAAGGCTTCACAAGTTTTTAAGATGGCTTATCATAAAGATTTGCTTTGTTGTAGTGTGATGATCACCGCCTTTGCAAATCATGGCATGGCTCAAGACGCCATTTCTTTGTTAGAGGAGATGCAAAGGACAAACATAAAACCAGACGGAGTCGCATTTCTTGGAGTTTTGACAGCTTGTAACCATGGTGGACTTGTTATTGAGGGCAGGAAATACTTCAAACAAATGCAGGAAGAACACGGAATTCAGCCCTCCGAAAAACACTATGCATGTATGATTGATCTACTTGGTCGAGCCGGGTGCCTTGAAGAGGCATATAACCTTATAAGAAACATGCCGATTTCACCTAGCGCAGTCGTTTGGGGAGCTTTGCTTGCTGGTTGCCGGGTCCATTGCAACGTCAAGTTAGCTGAAATTGCTGCGGATGAGTTGTTTAAGATTGAGCCGAATAATTCGGGCAACTATATTCTCTTATCCAACATTTATGCTGATTCCAAAAGGTGGGATGGCGTTTCTAGGATTAGAGAAATTATTAGGAAGAAAGAAGTCAGGAAAAATAGAGCTTCTAGTTGGATTGAATTGGGATCTGTTGTTCATGAATTTGTCACTGCAGATGCTTTGCATTTTGATTCTGAAAGAATATACTTCACCTTATGTTTGATCAGTGAGGAAATGAAACTTTTGGGATCTGTAAGAGATTTAGAGAAAGAAGGATTAATAGTGTAA
- the LOC107888888 gene encoding stAR-related lipid transfer protein 7, mitochondrial — MDESFFDLMEFLKKPTITETFVDILLCAVPIWLAVMIGLFIGWAWRPRWTSLVFLGLRSKFRFVWTAPPGFGARRLWLAFTALSAFSVCRTVFSNFIKGRARKSTAETSNSAVPLQSPSPTVRISPEGAAGTVSPTTKAEERQQDIVTENDLAHLLHLLEGKEGEMEWQNMMERTTPNMSYQAWRHEPENAPAIYRSRTVFEDATPELVRDFFWDDEFRPKWDTMLSYVKVLEECPRTGTMIVHWIKKFPFFCSDREYIIARRIWEAGNAYHCVTKGVPYPDLQKRDKPRRVELYFSSWVIRAVESRKGDGQMTACGVALVHYEDMGIPKDVAKLGVRHGMWGTVKKLHSGMRAYQNARKTDSSLSRCAQMARITTKISPDESTGSLRPATVEDEKDRTMVMRREHDNGLDWKWIAIGGTVALAFGLHSGIIGKALLVGAGRRMARG; from the exons ATGGATGAATCTTTCTTCGATCTAATGGAATTCTTGAAGAAACCTACGATAACTGAAACATTCGTCGACATTTTGTTATGTGCGGTGCCCATATGGTTAGCCGTGATGATCGGGCTCTTCATCGGTTGGGCTTGGCGTCCTAGGTGGACCAGCTTGGTTTTTCTAGGTCTCCGATCTAAGTTCCGGTTCGTCTGGACTGCTCCTCCTGGGTTCGGAGCTCGCCGACTCTGGCTCGCCTTTACTGCTCTTTCCGCTTTCTCTGTTTGCCGTACGGTTTTCTCCAACTTTATTAAAGGGAGAGCCAGGAAATCGACTGCTGAAACTTCCAATTCGGCCGTTCCTTTACAATCTCCGTCGCCTACTGTGAGGATTTCGCCTGAAGGAGCGGCTGGTACAGTTAG CCCCACCACTAAAGCTGAAGAAAGGCAACAGGATATTGTCACTGAGAATGATTTGGCTCACCTCTTACATTTACTCGAAGGCAAGGAAGGGGAGATGGAATGGCAAAATATGATGGAAAGGACTACCCCGAATATGTCATACCAAGCATGGCGTCATGAGCCTGAG AATGCCCCTGCAATTTATCGTAGTAGAACTGTCTTTGAGGATGCAACTCCAGAGTTGGTCAGAGATTTCTTCTGGGATGATGAGTTTCGACCAAAGTGGGACACTATGCTTTCATATGTTAAAGTTTTGGAGGAGTGCCCTCGTACAGGGACAATGATTGTTCACTGGATAAAAAAG TTCCCCTTTTTCTGCAGTGATCGTGAGTACATAATTGCTCGAAGAATATGGGAGGCTGGAAATGCTTACCATTGTGTGACAAAG GGAGTGCCATATCCTGATTTGCAAAAGCGTGACAAGCCAAGACGTGTGGAGCTTTACTTTTCAAGTTGGGTTATCAGGGCAG TGGAGTCCAGGAAAGGAGATGGACAGATGACTGCTTGTGGAGTAGCTCTTGTACATTATGAAGACATGGGGATCCCGAAAGATGTAGCAAAATTGGGCGTTCGTCATGGGATGTGGGGAACTGTAAAGAAATTGCATTCAGGCATGAGGGCATACCAGAATGCGAGGAAAACCGACAGTTCCTTGTCAAGATGTGCACAGATGGCAAGAATTACTACAAAAATTTCTCCTGATGAGAGCACAGGTTCTCTTCGTCCTGCTACCGTGGAAGATGAAAAGGATCGAACTATGGTTATGAGGAGGGAGCATGATAATGGGCTTGATTGGAAGTGGATAGCCATAGGTGGAACCGTAGCGCTGGCTTTTGGACTCCATTCGGGTATAATTGGAAAGGCATTGTTAGTGGGAGCAGGGAGGAGAATGGCCCGAGGGTGA
- the LOC107888887 gene encoding ureidoglycolate hydrolase, with protein sequence MSWKFSVSHSLPLFLLLFLYSFPLISTQQNDDPTFKTMHDFSGYPVDKSSYTFTPSNSSSLSVDIQALQKQIDELSTFSDTPAPSVTRILYTENDVLARRYVKNLMGLTGLSVTEDVVGNIFGRWDGYEPELTAVATGSHIDAIPYSGKYDGVVGVLGAIEAINALKRSGFKPKRSLEIILFTSEEPTRFGIGCLGSRLLAGGEALAEALKTTVDGQNISFLEAARSAGYARDEDDLSSVFLKNDSYSAFVELHIEQAPILEEEGISIGVVTNIAAPASIKVDFEGNGGHAGGVLMPDRNDAGLAAAELMLAIEKHVTESGSLDTVGTVGILELYPGAINSIPSKAHLEIDVRDIEESFRNAVINKIHKAAKSIAKKRKVTLSEFKIINQDPLAHSNGSLIKAVVDASDELNLTYKYMISRAYHDSLFMARISPMGMIFIPCYKGYSHKPEEYASPQDIENGVKVLALTLAKLSLR encoded by the exons ATGTCTTGGAAATTCTCTGTCTCTCACTCTCTCCCGCTCTTCTTACTCCTCTTCCTTTATTCCTTTCCTTTAATCTCAACTCAACAAAATGATGATCCAACATTTAAAACCATGCATGATTTCTCTGGGTACCCAGTTGATAAATCATCATACACTTTTACACCATCAAATTCAAGCTCACTTTCAGTTGATATTCAAGCTCTGCAAAAACAG ATTGATGAGCTATCAACTTTCTCGGATACACCTGCCCCATCAGTGACTAGGATTCTCTACACTGAGAATGATGTATTGGCTCGCAG GTACGTCAAAAATTTAATGGGACTCACTGGGCTTTCTGTTACAGAGGATGTTGTCGGAAACATTTTTGGTCGGTG GGATGGCTATGAACCAGAGCTTACTGCAGTGGCAACAGGTTCTCACATTGATGCTATTCCGTACTCCGGGAAGTATGACGGTGTCGTCGGTGTTTTAGGTGCAATAGAAGCCATTAATGCGCTAAAGCG GTCCGGGTTCAAACCAAAACGGTCATTGGAGATAATTTTATTCACTTCAGAAGAGCCAACGCGCTTTGGGATCGGCTGTTTGGGAAG CCGCTTATTGGCTGGCGGTGAAGCACTTGCTGAAGCTTTAAAGACGACAGTTGATGGTCAAAACATATCGTTCTTAGAAGCTGCAAGATCTGCTGGTTATGCTAGAGATGAAGATGATTTATCCAGTGTGTTTCTGAAGAATGACAGTTACTCGGCTTTTGTTGAGTTGCATATAGAACAAGCGCCGATTCTCGAAGAAGAAG GTATATCTATTGGCGTAGTTACTAACATTGCTGCCCCTGCAAGCATAAAAGTAGATTTTGAAGGCAATGGTGGTCATGCAGGTGGCGTCTTGATGCCAGACAG AAACGATGCTGGACTGGCAGCTGCCGAGTTAATGTTAGCTATTGAGAAACATGTAACGGAATCCGGATCACTTGATACTGTTGGTACAGTAG GGATTTTGGAGCTTTACCCGGGAGCAATCAATAGCATCCCTAGTAAAGCTCACCTTGAAATTG atgTACGAGATATCGAGGAAAGCTTTAGGAATGCTGTTATTAATAAAATCCATAAAGCTGCAAAATCAATTGCCAAAAAGCGCAAGGTCACCTTATCAGAATTCAAGATCATAAATCAGGACCCACTTGCTCATTCTAACGGATCATTAATCAAAGCAGTGGTAGACGCCTCGGATGAGCTGAACCTAACGTATAAGTATATGATCAGCAGAGCTTACCATGACTCGCTGTTTATGGCAAG GATATCTCCAATGGGCATGATATTTATTCCATGTTACAAAG GATATAGTCATAAGCCAGAAGAATATGCGTCACCTCAGGATATAGAAAATGGGGTGAAGGTATTAGCGCTAACCTTGGCCAAGTTGTCTTTGCGTTGA